One part of the Eubalaena glacialis isolate mEubGla1 chromosome 19, mEubGla1.1.hap2.+ XY, whole genome shotgun sequence genome encodes these proteins:
- the NPB gene encoding neuropeptide B, with the protein MAGLAMLVAAALALCLLLAPPGLAWYKQAAGPGYYSVGRAAGLLSGFRRSPFARLSEPPVGTGPPGRAGAFPELRPGLRSLAVCVEDVTPNLQSCERLPDGRAIFQCKADVFLSLRAADCRST; encoded by the exons ATGGCCGGGCTCGCGATGCTGGTGGCCGCCGCCTTGGCGCTGTGCCTGCTGCTGGCGCCCCCCGGCCTCGCGTGGTACAAGCAGGCGGCGGGGCCGGGCTACTACTCCGTGGGCCGCGCCGCGGGGCTGTTGTCCGGCTTCCGCAGGTCACCGTTCGCGCGGCTCTCCGAGCCCCCCGTGGGCACGGGACCCCCGGGACGGGCCGGCGCCTTCCCGGAGCTGCGCCCCGGCCTGCGGAGCCTC gccgtGTGCGTCGAGGACGTCACCCCGAACCTGCAGAGCTGCGAGCGGCTCCCCGACGGCCGCGCCATCTTCCAGTGCAAGGCCGACGTCTTCCTGTCACTCCGCGCCGCGGACTGTCGCAGCACGTGA